The Argentina anserina chromosome 3, drPotAnse1.1, whole genome shotgun sequence genome includes a region encoding these proteins:
- the LOC126786134 gene encoding uncharacterized protein LOC126786134 encodes MERRNLNFSAPLLSVRRITASPVSTSSDSGRVTPRLANGRHTLPLPKSDFSLQQVTKPVAVPFHWEDIPGRSKDEEPKIQSREEPSVTPRLPPGKLVEVKKKPLGKEEADQKAMRPSLKSFSSNETATEAKCSKEGGNERRASKFEDENDVYSDAHETLSPPTESFSMNCSAAGTCQSHSANVKPSIDPQTRDFMMKRFLPAAKAMALETPHISIKKQQHTVPHEQPRKVTRVIRQDTSPLPNQQRSHMELVQYGQYKEEEESEAEEDEYDDPGYIAPKGCGLFPRLGLRNSLCPLPVPAMKARARALISCSSNAAIPGKTTHSRSHSQPLKQGMKITNSQSHSQPLNKAIKPANNQSHSQPLNKVIKPANSQSNGQPLNKRDQDAAYYLKADRRCFSGELPRLVNNQAAHSNLFRLSGEQPKGRASPFRQSRSPCISPYRNERPKSPFTGGGFLGVPKEENVKVSSSKFNMNDKVGPKSQEVLSHQRNKQGSYTVIPMIEKTLYVDTVNTTKKSCLNSSSLYTKERVDSAVEDIRTLLKRSGMEQMSTDESLFQDIKCLTNFESNGVSEPAVLESVEDSSSSFSDISHIKGQVVAVEDSQLGVDTRSDDIIKEDPGNASIIVIQSPLPPPLPKSPSQSWLSSTLSSTPSSKPVSTGTKRHSKRSSSKPSSAGTKWETIVKTSNLHHDHVRFSEELITHVCQQPKN; translated from the exons ATGGAGAGGAGGAACCTCAATTTTAGTGCACCACTTCTATCAGTGAGACGAATTACTGCATCTCCAGTGTCCACAAGTTCAGACTCTGGGAGGGTGACTCCTAGGTTGGCTAATGGAAGACATACACTTCCTCTTcccaaatcagatttttctttGCAGCAGGTAACGAAACCAGTTGCAGTTCCTTTTCATTGGGAAGACATTCCAGGAAGATCAAAGGATGAAGAACCAAAGATTCAGTCTCGAGAAGAGCCTTCTGTTACACCAAGACTTCCCCCTGGAAAGCTTGTAGAAGTTAAAAAGAAACCTTTAGGAAAAGAGGAAGCTGATCAAAAGGCTATGAGACCCTCCTTGAAATCATTTTCTTCGAATGAAACTGCAACAGAAGCCAAGTGCTCAAAAGAGGGAGGGAATGAGAGAAGAGCCTCAAAATTTGAGGATGAGAATGACGTTTATTCTGATGCACATGAGACACTGTCCCCGCCTACTGAGTCTTTCTCCATGAACTGCAGTGCAGCTGGCACATGCCAATCTCATTCTGCAAATGTGAAGCCATCTATTGATCCACAAACTCGAGACTTCATGATGAAGCGATTTTTACCTGCAGCCAAGGCAATGGCGTTGGAGACACCTCACATTTCTATAAAGAAGCAACAACATACAGTACCACATGAACAACCAAGGAAAGTCACAAGGGTGATCAGACAGGATACAAGTCCCTTACCTAATCAACAACGGTCTCACATGGAACTAGTTCAGTATGGCCAATacaaagaggaagaagagagtgAAGCAGAGGAGGATGAGTATGATGACCCTGGTTATATTGCACCAAAGGGTTGTGGCCTGTTTCCTCGTTTAGGCTTGAGAAATTCTCTGTGCCCTTTACCTGTTCCTGCGATGAAAGCTAGGGCCCGGGCTCTCATATCTTGCTCTTCTAATGCTGCAATACCAGGAAAAACTACTCATAGTCGGTCTCACAGTCAACCACTGAAGCAGGGTATGAAGATTACCAATAGTCAATCGCATAGCCAACCACTCAACAAGGCTATTAAGCCTGCTAATAACCAGTCTCATAGCCAACCACTCAACAAGGTTATAAAGCCTGCTAATAGTCAGTCTAATGGCCAACCACTCAATAAG cGTGATCAGGATGCTGCTTATTATCTCAAAGCAGACCGTAGATGTTTTTCAGGTGAATTACCAAGATTGGTGAACAATCAGGCTGCTCACTCCAATCTGTTTAGGCTCTCTGGTGAGCAACCAAAAGGTAGGGCATCTCCCTTCAGGCAATCAAGAAGTCCTTGCATATCCCCTTACCGAAATGAAAGACCTAAATCTCCCTTTACTGGAGGGGGGTTTCTTGGTGTTCCCAAAGAAGAGAATGTCAAAGTCAGTAGTAGTAAGTTCAATATGAATGACAAAGTTGGCCCCAAGTCTCAGGAGGTACTAAGCCATCAAAGAAATAAACAAGGGTCATATACTGTGATCCCTATGATTGAGAAGACACTGTATGTTGATACTGTAAATACTACCAAAAAATCGTGTCTGAATTCAAGCTCTTTGTATACCAAAGAACGAGTAGACTCTGCTGTTGAGGACATTCGGACCCTATTAAAGAGAAGTGGGATGGAACAAATGTCTACAGATGAGTCTTTGTTTCAAGATATCAAATGCCTGACTAATTTTGAGAGCAATGGCGTCTCAGAACCTGCAGTATTGGAGTCTGTTGAAGATAGTTCATCTTCATTTTCTGACATATCCCATATCAAAGGCCAAGTAGTTGCAGTGGAGGACTCCCAGCTAGGAGTTGATACAAGGAGTGATGACATTATAAAAGAGGATCCAGGAAATGCTAGCATTATTGTAATACAGTCTCCTCTTCCCCCACCTTTACCAAAATCACCTTCCCAGTCTTGGCTCTCATCGACACTCTCTTCAACTCCTTCAAGCAAACCAGTCTCCACTGGTACCAAAAGGCATTCTAAAAGGTCGAGTTCCAAACCTTCCTCTGCTGGTACCAAGTGGGAAACCATTGTAAAGACTTCCAATTTGCACCATGATCATGTGCGCTTCTCCGAG